A genomic stretch from Candidatus Stygibacter australis includes:
- a CDS encoding SUMF1/EgtB/PvdO family nonheme iron enzyme has protein sequence MPFCNKCGNKLTKEDVFCPECGTPVKAVTPAPKFEEPVQDEFKTQIRADKHVYGVVNLENLPKDHIIDERYEIKEKLGQGGFGAVYLAYDQVMGIDKALKIIPEAVSSDKEAMFDLQQEARTMIALNHSNIVRVYNFHNSGNIKYIDMEYVDGKTLSEIKLEYPDKCVPEERVKKLAIKIAEGMAYVHESNVLHEDIKPQNIKENSKGEIKIMDFGIAETVRTSMSRLQNSSSSGTLVYMSPEQILGKNVGRESDIYSFGALIYELLSGHPPFYRGDISYQILNVQQEKLIGISQSLSNTLEKCLEKDYQNRIKDFESVIMTLQSRKDKATNIKIIKDETEQKPVKLTNIVSEFSGIEMVYVEGGEFDIGSNNGVKGETPVHRVKLGDLLIGKYPITQEQYEKVTGKNPSRFKGIDKNMPVERVTWYDAIDFCNKMSKIEGLNQCYSISDNDVICDFEQNGYRLPLEAEWGFAAQSGNNKDYFHFSGSENIDLVCWYNVNSNYQPQKVGLKNPNKLGIYDMSGNVWEWCWDRFGNFKHTSEHGVMRLLKGGSWLSNGEFCKIDYRLDSYPKTIYSSFGFRLVRNK, from the coding sequence ATGCCCTTTTGCAATAAATGTGGAAATAAATTAACTAAAGAAGACGTATTCTGTCCCGAATGTGGAACACCTGTGAAAGCTGTAACCCCTGCCCCAAAGTTTGAGGAGCCAGTTCAAGATGAATTTAAAACTCAAATTCGTGCAGATAAGCATGTCTACGGTGTAGTCAATCTGGAGAATCTTCCTAAGGATCATATAATTGATGAGAGATATGAGATAAAGGAAAAACTGGGTCAGGGTGGATTTGGAGCGGTATATCTGGCTTATGATCAGGTGATGGGAATAGATAAAGCATTAAAGATCATACCGGAAGCAGTGAGTAGTGATAAAGAAGCTATGTTTGACTTGCAACAGGAAGCCAGGACTATGATTGCTTTGAATCATTCTAATATTGTGCGAGTTTATAATTTTCATAATTCGGGGAATATCAAATATATTGATATGGAATATGTGGATGGCAAAACCTTGAGCGAAATAAAGCTGGAATACCCTGATAAATGTGTACCGGAAGAAAGAGTAAAAAAGCTGGCTATTAAGATTGCGGAAGGCATGGCGTATGTTCATGAAAGTAATGTGTTGCATGAGGACATCAAACCGCAAAACATCAAAGAGAACAGCAAAGGCGAGATCAAGATCATGGATTTTGGTATAGCCGAAACAGTGCGCACCAGCATGAGCAGGTTGCAGAATTCTTCATCATCTGGGACATTGGTTTACATGAGTCCAGAGCAGATCTTAGGGAAGAATGTAGGCAGAGAATCAGATATTTATTCTTTTGGAGCTTTGATTTATGAGCTATTATCTGGGCATCCACCCTTTTATAGGGGTGACATCAGTTATCAGATACTGAATGTGCAGCAGGAAAAGCTAATTGGCATATCACAAAGCTTATCAAATACATTAGAAAAGTGCCTGGAGAAGGATTATCAGAATAGAATAAAAGATTTTGAATCTGTTATAATGACTTTACAATCAAGAAAAGATAAGGCAACTAATATCAAAATCATTAAAGATGAAACTGAACAAAAACCAGTTAAATTGACTAATATTGTTTCAGAATTTTCTGGTATTGAAATGGTTTATGTAGAGGGTGGAGAATTTGATATAGGATCGAATAATGGAGTAAAAGGTGAAACACCAGTTCATAGAGTCAAATTGGGCGATTTATTAATTGGGAAATACCCAATTACTCAAGAGCAATATGAAAAAGTGACTGGTAAGAATCCTTCAAGATTTAAAGGTATTGATAAAAATATGCCAGTAGAACGGGTAACCTGGTACGATGCTATAGATTTTTGCAATAAAATGAGTAAAATAGAAGGATTAAATCAATGTTATTCAATTTCAGATAACGATGTTATCTGTGATTTTGAACAAAATGGATATAGACTTCCTCTTGAGGCAGAATGGGGCTTTGCAGCACAAAGTGGTAATAATAAAGATTATTTTCATTTTTCTGGAAGTGAAAATATAGACTTAGTGTGTTGGTATAATGTAAATTCAAATTATCAACCCCAAAAAGTAGGACTGAAAAACCCTAATAAACTTGGGATTTATGATATGAGTGGAAATGTTTGGGAGTGGTGTTGGGATAGATTCGGAAATTTCAAACATACTTCTGAACATGGAGTAATGCGGTTACTTAAAGGAGGCAGTTGGCTTAGTAATGGAGAATTTTGTAAGATTGATTATCGTCTTGACAGCTATCCCAAAACTATCTATAGTAGTTTTGGATTTCGTTTAGTCAGAAATAAATAA
- a CDS encoding protein kinase, which translates to MPYCGDCGIQFGDHLKFCPHCGEPNAFLSEKIDNNTAESKLFPQQTSSEFVTQIRNDKHFYGVVNLENLPKDHVIDERYEIKEKLGQGGFGAVYLVYDMVMEIEKALKIIPEAVSSDKEAMFDLQQEARTMITLNHPNIVRVYDFHNSGNIKFIDMEYVDGKTLSEIKLEYPDKCVPEERVKELAIKIAEGMVYAHDNNVLHKDIKPQNIKVNSKGEIKIMDFGIAETVRTSMSRLQNSSSSGTLVYMSPEQIRGKNVGRESDIYSFGALIYELLSGHPPFYKGDISYQILNEKPEPLTPVSSQLNDLILKCLEKGYSNRFFSFNELKASIDHNKYSSHVNTISKSVNGFQASKKMEQVEKESTSSDHDKKTIFDKFMKNFSTICLAMIIILLLSSAFFFSLLPYKVSEILYKILLIAMIIVIIKRRKLLNGLDISIYWFSLSILLYFVCYTYLNRMSWEFYHIISSMNFLLSSIWGLYLLRKRKKNITGNEIAIYWFGLSIVITCFVAFPISAFTNISVYLFVILFIILSIISSIVILTKRKGTKTGLEIFIYWFGLSVDVSLLGILLEESFFSAYDIFLFIGPFISISSGMILITLKLYRVLKKRRLEQY; encoded by the coding sequence GTAAACTGTTTCCACAACAAACTTCAAGTGAATTTGTTACTCAGATCAGAAATGATAAGCATTTCTACGGTGTAGTCAATCTGGAGAATCTTCCTAAGGATCATGTGATTGATGAGCGTTATGAGATAAAGGAAAAACTAGGGCAGGGTGGTTTTGGTGCTGTATATCTGGTTTATGACATGGTGATGGAGATAGAAAAAGCCCTGAAGATCATACCGGAAGCAGTGAGTAGTGATAAAGAAGCGATGTTTGATTTGCAGCAAGAAGCCAGGACAATGATCACCTTGAACCATCCTAATATCGTGCGGGTTTATGATTTCCATAACTCAGGAAATATCAAGTTTATTGATATGGAATATGTGGATGGCAAAACACTTAGTGAAATAAAACTGGAATATCCGGATAAATGCGTGCCGGAAGAGAGAGTGAAAGAGCTTGCTATTAAGATAGCCGAAGGTATGGTGTATGCTCATGATAATAATGTATTGCATAAGGACATCAAACCGCAAAACATTAAGGTCAATTCCAAAGGTGAGATCAAGATAATGGATTTTGGCATAGCAGAAACCGTACGCACAAGCATGAGCAGATTGCAGAATTCTTCTTCATCGGGCACATTGGTGTATATGAGTCCTGAGCAGATACGAGGTAAGAATGTAGGCAGAGAATCAGACATCTATTCCTTTGGAGCATTGATTTATGAGTTATTATCTGGACATCCGCCTTTTTATAAGGGAGATATTAGTTATCAGATATTGAATGAAAAACCAGAACCATTAACTCCTGTATCATCTCAGCTCAATGACTTGATACTGAAATGTTTAGAGAAAGGTTACTCAAATCGATTCTTCAGCTTCAATGAGTTGAAAGCATCTATTGATCATAATAAATATAGTTCACATGTTAATACTATCTCAAAATCTGTAAATGGCTTTCAGGCTTCGAAGAAAATGGAACAAGTTGAAAAGGAATCTACCTCTTCTGATCATGACAAAAAAACAATATTTGATAAATTCATGAAGAATTTCTCTACGATTTGTTTAGCAATGATAATTATATTATTATTATCATCAGCATTTTTTTTCAGCTTATTGCCTTATAAAGTTAGTGAAATTCTGTATAAAATTTTGTTGATTGCAATGATAATTGTTATAATTAAAAGAAGAAAATTATTAAATGGTTTGGATATATCAATATATTGGTTCAGTTTAAGTATTTTGTTATATTTTGTATGTTATACATATTTAAATAGAATGTCATGGGAATTTTATCACATTATATCATCTATGAATTTCCTTTTATCGTCAATATGGGGGCTGTATTTACTGAGAAAGAGAAAGAAGAATATTACAGGGAATGAGATAGCAATTTACTGGTTTGGATTAAGTATCGTCATAACTTGTTTTGTAGCTTTTCCAATTTCTGCTTTCACTAATATATCAGTTTATCTATTTGTTATATTATTTATAATTCTTAGCATAATAAGCAGTATCGTAATCCTAACAAAAAGGAAGGGTACGAAAACAGGATTGGAGATTTTCATATATTGGTTTGGATTAAGTGTTGATGTAAGCTTATTGGGAATATTGTTAGAAGAATCATTTTTCAGCGCTTATGATATTTTTCTTTTTATTGGTCCTTTCATATCTATTTCGAGCGGGATGATCCTAATCACTTTAAAGCTATATAGAGTATTAAAGAAAAGAAGATTAGAACAATATTAG